Genomic window (Canis lupus baileyi chromosome 38, mCanLup2.hap1, whole genome shotgun sequence):
CtacccctctcttctctttcctacaCTGGACCACCCTCGTTGctcccactctcctccccactgTGCACATTCCTCTAGAAGTTCAGCTCCATTTGGAGGCTGGGAGGTTGACTGGGGGCCGGGAATGGTCAGCCTGGCACCCCTACGCTGCACCAGGCCAGCAAAGGCTGAATCTGGGGCCTCTACTCCACAACGGAGGTCTTTTAATGTGCTCAAATCAACGAGTCAAAATGGAGAAGCAGCTACACCAAATCAGGGAGCTGCTAGGAGCCTTGTCACTCCAGCCAGGGGACTGGGATGTGTCCTGGGTTTGTTGACCTGAGCATCTCCAGGGTTGCACCACTCTCTACAGAGCATCCTCCCAGAAAACCAGCTCTTGACATGGACAGTAGGCCTGTAAGGAGCTCGGTGCCAAACAGCCCCGCGTGGTCAGCTTTGTCGGAAGTCTgtttaaaaatctctcaacagGGCTCTCTGCAAACTCTGGACATTGCATCGTTTTGAGGAAAGGAGAGCCTTGAGAGGCCAGGTCTTGGAGAGAGGCTGGACGCTTCAGcctttcaagaaacaaaaaaaccaagccagaacaacaacaacaaaaaaaaaactcaaaatagccCGTCCCAGTTGCAGGTTCGAGGCAAAACAGGTATTCCAGCTGTAGTGTGATGGGGAAACTGCCTCTCAACTCCTGGCTGCTTGGGGGTGGACTCACCGGGCCCCAGCCATGGCCTAACTGCTAACTGCGAGTGTGCctgcgggtggggggtggggttggaagacgccttttttttttttttttttttttggtttgtttttttgtttttttgttttttgtagacCCATCACTGGCCCAAGGAGAGCTAGGAGGTCTGAGCTCTGGTTTGGGCTCTACCTGGCTGTGGCCCTTTTGGGCACCTTTAAAGCCTTCTCAGGCCAGGCCTTTCGACCTAAACCACTGTGATTCATTCCTCCGTCTTTTCCTCTAGGACACGACATCCCCCCCTTAGGCATCCCTGAGCAAGGGGCAGATTGTGTAGGAATTGCCTCAAAGCTTCCACTCCCGAGGTATCTAGCGAGCGGCCGCCTTCAAATACCGCCTGTGGCGAAAGGGACCACGGACCTTGCCGGCATCACCATCCTCTCCACTTCCAACTCCCTCTCCAGGGGAAGCAAGGCCACAGGCACACTCAGAGCACTGTGACTGGGAGTGGGGAGGCCGTCTGCCCCAGGGGCCTAGCAGATTCTGTGGCCACCTCGGCCCCCTGGCCACGCTCAGGGGAGCGGAGCACGGGTTCAGGCGCCCGGGGCGCAGGCTGTGTGGCCAAGGAGGCCTGTGAACGCTGAGCCCCGACGCGATCTCCGTCTCCGCAGCGAGGCGCCTCTGAGGTCGTAGCGCTCTCCTCCCCGAAAGCGCTAGACCCCCTCCAGCGGCGCTCCGGGAGCGGGGATCCCCGGCCCTAAGGGCCGCACGGCCCCCAGCAAGCCAAGCGGCCTTTACAAACCgtagtaaacattttatttacaagtTTGTGGCGTCCTAAGTGCAGCTCGTCTTTGCGCCACGACCCCGAGTGCGGGGAGGAACGGATTCGTCCAACACGTCACAGTGTGAACTGCTCGCGGCCCGGGAGAAGATGCTGGGCCGgcggcgcggggtggggggcctCGGGCGGGGGCACTGCGCACCCCCGGGCTctgggcgcggcgcggcggcgaCGGGCGGGTGGCACCGCGGGGAAgggggccccgccgccgccgcgaagCAGGCGCAGAGTCCGGCCCACCTGGGAGGCTGCGGGCGGCACGCGGGCCCCGGGCCCCTTGCGTTGCGCAGTCTACAGGCCGCCCAGCGGCGCCGGGGCGGGCTCGGGGCTCTGCGCAGCGCCgctgggcgggggctggggcgcTGGGGGCAGCTCCgaggcgccgccgcccccgctccccgcgccgccgccgccgatgCTGGCGAAGCTGAagctgccgccgccgcccgccgggaGCAGCGCGCCCGCGGCCGAGGCCTTGATGACCGTGGTCTGGTGCAGGGGCCGCTCGGCCCCCTCAGTCCGCTCCGTGTCGCTGGGGACCATGTCCAGGGACTCGGAGTCGCTGCTCTCGCTCTCGGCCTCGCCCTCCGAGCGGCTGAGGCTCCGCTCCTCCTGCTCGCCGTCCGCAGCCGCGGCCCCGCCCGACGGCTTCTCGCCCGCCTCCTTGTCCTTGTCCTTCTGCGCCTGGGCCTCCTTGGAGTGCCGCCACTTCATCCTCCGGTTCTGGAACCACACCTTCACCTGCGCCGCCGCAGCACGTGGGGAGACAAGAGGGGACGCCGAGATGAGccggggtggagggtggagggtgggggcgcGCCCCTGGGCCCCGCGCGCAGCCTGCAGCCGCGGCCCCCCCagcacctccaggccctgggctcgGCTCAGGGCCCCACGGCGGCCCAGCGAAGCCCGGGCCTAGGAACCCACGAGGACGGCTCCTCAAAACGTGGCCCTCCAGACCTGACCCAGAAATGACCCAGATGCCTGTTGCAAGGCGGAGTCCTGCACCTTGCCCTCACGCCAAGGACGATTTCTGCTCTAAACCGAGGTTTCTTAACCCCACCTGAGCCGGGACTCCCCGAGAATCTGATTAAACTGTGGACCCCTGGcccagaaaaatatatatatagcccGGATTTCAAGGGTTGGGAGAACCAATGTTAATAAGAATCTCTGCTAAGCTAAGCTGGTCCCTTCCTCTACTGCCATTACCCAAGGCAAGTTTCTACAAAGGCAACTCTTGTTAAGGAGAAACCCTGGGAAGTACAGGGGGGGCAAGAGGGTTCAAAGAGTTAATcccagtggggtgggggcactgCCGGACCGATGGTAAAAAAGAGCATCTCCTTGGCAGCGTGTGTACTCAGAAGCTGATAAGGACCCTGCCCCTGCCAGGGATAAACTAATCCTTCTGCAGGCTTAGAAAATGCTGGAATTAAACCTGTGCTAAGTGGAGGAAGGGGGTAGGGATGGGGTGGagaatctatataaatatatacaatccCCTGGGGGACCCAATGCTGTTCACACAAGTTCCagcttcccttttaaaaataacatccaCAGCTGGTGGAAACCGGCTGGGCTCTTCcagtgtgtgttggggaggggagTTGTGTAATGGAGGACAgcaagaggcaggggcaggggtgcacCTAACAGAGCTCTCAAAAGGTGGCCTGCCTTGGCTTCTAGAAGCCCTACTCAGAAGACAGAGAACCCAGGGAGGAAAGGCCACTGCTGTGGGGTGTGGACGAAGGGTGACTCTTCTATGTTCAAACCCCCACCCCAGAAAGTCCAGAGAAAGTCCAGTTCTTGAATccgagaaaagaaaaaaaattgaattcagaAATCGAATTCAAACACGATAGATCCACCGGGGTCTTGAATAAAATCCAAGTAGGCAGAAGCTGCTGAAATGCCCTCGAGTATTACAAGaaaatcttttcttcctctctctctctctctccctctctctctttccccctcccccctcctccccacccagagATTTTCATGAGAGTTTATGCCGCTGGAAAATCGGCCTGACTCTGACTGCTGCTGAGTGCACTCCTCGCCCTGCTGGGGCTAAGTCATTCCGTTTGAAATGATGTTTTCACTTCCTCACAAATGGGGATTTCACAATCCAGCGgcagcgggaggaggaggagggaggaaggaccggaggaggaggggaaaaaaaacccaacaacaatcTCTTGACTTTGGATTTTTTATCTCTTCTGAAATAAACTGCCTCCTACAGCGAATTGCACTACAGTGGAGTACATAATTATTATCTCCTGCGGCCTATTTGCTTTCTCCGCGGTTCTTTGGCCTGTTGGCCAAAATAAACACGCAGCGCTTGTTGACATACATCTTTGGGGATGGGCTCTTCTTTCcatccttctcccccacccccacccaccccactccaccccctctgcctgccccaaGTTTCGACGCCTACAAGGTCTCCAGAAATTCGGGACTTGGCGTTTCCCCTGCAAACGGGCAGTGGGCCTGGGTGGAGGGAGACCTGGGGCTAGGCCGCGCTGTGCCCCCACCAACCCGTTACCCCGCCACGAGCCGGATATCCCGCTTTACCTGCGCATCTGTAAGGCCTAGCATCGCGGCCAGCTGTTTTCGGTCGGGCTTCGTGACATACTTCTGAATCTCAAACCTTTTCTCCAGGCCTTTCCTCTGCAGGTTGGAGAAGACCGCCCGCGACCATGAGCGCTTCCTCTTGTATGTCTGCGGCATGGTGTCCTTCGTGAGCACCGCGTAGGGACCTGCCACCGGGCAGTAGCAGGAGCAAGAGAAAGACAGGGGGGCTGCATTAGTGTCCCACCCGTGGTCTGCTTGAAACTGTTTTTGTGTGAGCCGTGGGCTCTGCCCCCATTCCAAAAGCCCTTGACGCACATGCCGAATGGCCTGTCGAGGGAGGAATCCCACATCTCCGAGGACTTTAGGCATAAGGCCTACAGGAGAGTGGAGTGGAGACACCCGGGCAGTTCGACCATTAATTCCAAAGCAGAAACCTCAACCTAATGCATGGCCTTCGGGCACGCAAGAAGGAGGCGAAAATGCCCCTTGGGCCTGAAGGATGCAGAGATGACAGCTTTGACTCtcctgttgtgtgtgtgtgtgtgtgtgtgtgtgtgtgtgtgtgcacgttcCTGCAAGCGTGCGCACAGACAAAACCTCCTTGGGCAAAGCCTTTGAGGTCATTCCCAACTGAGTGTATGTTAAAAAAGCAACACTTCTTGCAGCATTTTCAAGCCACTTTCTGGCGCAAAGACTAGGGAAAGCCCCTTCACCCCAGCCCAGGCGCCCACGCAAAGGCTTTCTCTGTGGCACCCCCTCtgggtcccccaccccctgccccccccggGAGCCGCCCGGAGAGTGAGCTAGCTATCTGAGGACTCTTTCGGTTTCTGTCTCTGCACTTGGTAGCCTCCCGCACCAACTCCGGGATCGCTGCACCGAGGTGGCCACGTGAAGCGTCAGTCCCGAGTTTTGCATCAGTAGACCTGCCCCCCATTAGGCCGGCGCTCTCGGGGAGTGGAGGGGTGGTGAGGGTTTCTGTACCTGGAAACGTGTCTTGAAACTGATGCTGAACTGAATTTCTCGGGTTCGAGCTTAAGGGGCTCAGGATGGCAGACGCCTCGTTAATGGGATCTAGAGACGCGAAGAACTGGCCGGCGGAGGGCTGCAGGCCTGGGAGGTGCACCCCTGCGGGCCGCCCGCTGGTCAGCAGCGACGTGAGGTCTGCAGACAGGGAAAAGAAGAGCTGGTTACACCTCGGGCAAACCCACACTCCCTGGCCGAGTTGTGCCTTCCCACCTCCTCCATTCGGTTTTCCTGGAGCAAAGTGAGGAGAGACCCTGGCCTCCCCGCCGAAACCCCCTCTCTCCCGACTGTGGCCAAGGGGTGATGCGCAAAATGTTCCTGTGTGTGGCCCACACGTCCACGTCTACACATACAAGCGAGGAAGGGCTTTATAGAAAACGGGCAAAAGCACTTTCAGGTGCTTGCCTCGAATTCCACAAACTTACCGCCTCCCCGGAGAAGGAGCCCCAACTCCACTGTCTCCTGGGAG
Coding sequences:
- the HLX gene encoding H2.0-like homeobox protein is translated as MFAAGLAPFYASNFSLWSAAYCSSAGPGGCSFPLDPAAVKKPSFCIADILHAGVGEPGAAPDGLAGASAAALTAHLGSAHPHASFQAAARSPLRPTPVVAPSEVPAGFPQRLSPLSAAYHHHHPQQQQQQQPPPPQQPPPPPRAGALQPPVSAARVLPNPPHSGSAPAPSSKDLKFGIDRILSAEFDPKVKEGNTLRDLTSLLTSGRPAGVHLPGLQPSAGQFFASLDPINEASAILSPLSSNPRNSVQHQFQDTFPGPYAVLTKDTMPQTYKRKRSWSRAVFSNLQRKGLEKRFEIQKYVTKPDRKQLAAMLGLTDAQVKVWFQNRRMKWRHSKEAQAQKDKDKEAGEKPSGGAAAADGEQEERSLSRSEGEAESESSDSESLDMVPSDTERTEGAERPLHQTTVIKASAAGALLPAGGGGSFSFASIGGGGAGSGGGGASELPPAPQPPPSGAAQSPEPAPAPLGGL